The Bombus terrestris chromosome 9, iyBomTerr1.2, whole genome shotgun sequence genome contains a region encoding:
- the LOC100642573 gene encoding uncharacterized protein LOC100642573, with protein sequence MFRAISYILWQNEDEHRYLRSMVVQHIKENWHEYGPFVMAEWNISDRQTYENYMDMVGTFASELECTVATKMYNMNLSIYREIKDRPELKRVFHNHVSSQYATARLLFTGNSDSGHYDVLVPD encoded by the exons ATGTTTCGGGCGATTAGCTACATTTTATGGCAAAACGAGGACGAACATCGGTATCTGCGATCAATG GTTGTGCAACACATCAAGGAAAATTGGCACGAGTATGGGCCTTTCGTGATGGCCGAATGGAACATATCGGATCGACAAacttatgaaaattatatggaCATGGTGGGCACGTTCGCCAGTGAACTCGAATGCACGGTCGCCACCAAGATGTATAACATGAATCTGTCGATCTATCGCGAGATCAAAGACAGACCCGAACTTAAACGAGTATTTCACAATCATGTGAGCTCGCAATACGCTACAGCTAGACTGTTATTCACCGGTAATTCGGACAGCGGTCATTACGACGTGCTAGTTCCTGATTGA
- the LOC100647225 gene encoding retinol dehydrogenase 10-A isoform X4, with protein sequence MHPIKDEMAIAGSRIPYSSFTIWLFLSIEFVISTLLSIFLRILKIFKCMLPEPPRDLTGDVVLVAGATSSLGRSLAAEFVKSGCSVICVDNDRELIEETASGLKQQHLTIDEAKPRHRENDSSRCSSTISAYECDFSNKDAIKRTAQKVKDDIGKINTLVTCIGNSSEDVFDMTSKTLMTHFWTVLAFLPMILDQRRAYIIGVTPIASNNDAYHGSKAAVMSFMECMCQELSHHNNDLTFLAFSPIRECSTLKESEERVAKNIVKAVQTNQYNMSVSWISKSLYHISCMIYNGITLLTGWTHIHGCDYHA encoded by the exons ATGCATCCCATAAAAGACGAGATGGCGATCGCGGGCTCAAGAATACCATACTCTTCGTTCACCATTTGGCTTTTTCTCAGCATTGAATTCGTAATTAGTACGTTGCTATCCATTTTTCTGAGAATCCTTAAGATATTCAAATGTATGCTGCCGGAGCCACCGAGAGATTTGACTGGAGACGTAGTTTTG GTGGCCGGTGCTACTTCCTCTTTAGGAAGATCCCTCGCGGCTGAATTCGTGAAAAGCGGCTGTTCCGTTATTTGCGTGGACAACGATCGCGAGTTAATCGAGGAAACAGCATCGGGATTGAAACAACAGCATCTCACCATCGACGAAGCCAAGCCGAGACACAGAGAGAACGATTCTTCGCGATGCAGCTCGACTATATCTGCTTACGAGTGTGATTTCTCAAATAAAGATGCCATTAAGAGAACGGCCCAAAAAGTGAAAGATGATATCGGAAAGATCAACACTTTAGTGACCTGCATTGGCAATTCGAGCGAGGACGTCTTCGACATGACCAGCAAGACTTTAATGACTCATTTTTGG ACAGTCCTCGCGTTTCTTCCAATGATATTGGATCAAAGACGAGCCTATATAATTGGAGTGACCCCAATCGCATCGAACAACGACGCTTATCATGGTTCCAAAGCAGCTGTAATGA GTTTCATGGAATGCATGTGTCAAGAATTGAGCCACCATAATAACGATTTAACATTTTTGGCATTCTCTCCAATTAGAGAATGCAG TACATTGAAAGAGAGTGAAGAACGAGTGGCCAAGAACATTGTGAAAGCAGTACAGACCAATCAGTATAATATGAGCGTCAGCTGGATATCCAAATCGTTGTACCACATAAG TTGTATGATCTACAACGGAATAACGTTGCTCACAGGGTGGACCCACATTCATGGATGCGATTATCACGCGTAA
- the LOC100647225 gene encoding retinol dehydrogenase 10-A isoform X2 — MQLFCVMHPIKDEMAIAGSRIPYSSFTIWLFLSIEFVISTLLSIFLRILKIFKCMLPEPPRDLTGDVVLVAGATSSLGRSLAAEFVKSGCSVICVDNDRELIEETASGLKQQHLTIDEAKPRHRENDSSRCSSTISAYECDFSNKDAIKRTAQKVKDDIGKINTLVTCIGNSSEDVFDMTSKTLMTHFWTVLAFLPMILDQRRAYIIGVTPIASNNDAYHGSKAAVMSFMECMCQELSHHNNDLTFLAFSPIRECSTLKESEERVAKNIVKAVQTNQYNMSVSWISKSLYHISCMIYNGITLLTGWTHIHGCDYHA, encoded by the exons ATGCAATTATTCTG tGTAATGCATCCCATAAAAGACGAGATGGCGATCGCGGGCTCAAGAATACCATACTCTTCGTTCACCATTTGGCTTTTTCTCAGCATTGAATTCGTAATTAGTACGTTGCTATCCATTTTTCTGAGAATCCTTAAGATATTCAAATGTATGCTGCCGGAGCCACCGAGAGATTTGACTGGAGACGTAGTTTTG GTGGCCGGTGCTACTTCCTCTTTAGGAAGATCCCTCGCGGCTGAATTCGTGAAAAGCGGCTGTTCCGTTATTTGCGTGGACAACGATCGCGAGTTAATCGAGGAAACAGCATCGGGATTGAAACAACAGCATCTCACCATCGACGAAGCCAAGCCGAGACACAGAGAGAACGATTCTTCGCGATGCAGCTCGACTATATCTGCTTACGAGTGTGATTTCTCAAATAAAGATGCCATTAAGAGAACGGCCCAAAAAGTGAAAGATGATATCGGAAAGATCAACACTTTAGTGACCTGCATTGGCAATTCGAGCGAGGACGTCTTCGACATGACCAGCAAGACTTTAATGACTCATTTTTGG ACAGTCCTCGCGTTTCTTCCAATGATATTGGATCAAAGACGAGCCTATATAATTGGAGTGACCCCAATCGCATCGAACAACGACGCTTATCATGGTTCCAAAGCAGCTGTAATGA GTTTCATGGAATGCATGTGTCAAGAATTGAGCCACCATAATAACGATTTAACATTTTTGGCATTCTCTCCAATTAGAGAATGCAG TACATTGAAAGAGAGTGAAGAACGAGTGGCCAAGAACATTGTGAAAGCAGTACAGACCAATCAGTATAATATGAGCGTCAGCTGGATATCCAAATCGTTGTACCACATAAG TTGTATGATCTACAACGGAATAACGTTGCTCACAGGGTGGACCCACATTCATGGATGCGATTATCACGCGTAA
- the LOC100647225 gene encoding retinol dehydrogenase 10-A isoform X3, which produces MGVMHPIKDEMAIAGSRIPYSSFTIWLFLSIEFVISTLLSIFLRILKIFKCMLPEPPRDLTGDVVLVAGATSSLGRSLAAEFVKSGCSVICVDNDRELIEETASGLKQQHLTIDEAKPRHRENDSSRCSSTISAYECDFSNKDAIKRTAQKVKDDIGKINTLVTCIGNSSEDVFDMTSKTLMTHFWTVLAFLPMILDQRRAYIIGVTPIASNNDAYHGSKAAVMSFMECMCQELSHHNNDLTFLAFSPIRECSTLKESEERVAKNIVKAVQTNQYNMSVSWISKSLYHISCMIYNGITLLTGWTHIHGCDYHA; this is translated from the exons ATGGG tGTAATGCATCCCATAAAAGACGAGATGGCGATCGCGGGCTCAAGAATACCATACTCTTCGTTCACCATTTGGCTTTTTCTCAGCATTGAATTCGTAATTAGTACGTTGCTATCCATTTTTCTGAGAATCCTTAAGATATTCAAATGTATGCTGCCGGAGCCACCGAGAGATTTGACTGGAGACGTAGTTTTG GTGGCCGGTGCTACTTCCTCTTTAGGAAGATCCCTCGCGGCTGAATTCGTGAAAAGCGGCTGTTCCGTTATTTGCGTGGACAACGATCGCGAGTTAATCGAGGAAACAGCATCGGGATTGAAACAACAGCATCTCACCATCGACGAAGCCAAGCCGAGACACAGAGAGAACGATTCTTCGCGATGCAGCTCGACTATATCTGCTTACGAGTGTGATTTCTCAAATAAAGATGCCATTAAGAGAACGGCCCAAAAAGTGAAAGATGATATCGGAAAGATCAACACTTTAGTGACCTGCATTGGCAATTCGAGCGAGGACGTCTTCGACATGACCAGCAAGACTTTAATGACTCATTTTTGG ACAGTCCTCGCGTTTCTTCCAATGATATTGGATCAAAGACGAGCCTATATAATTGGAGTGACCCCAATCGCATCGAACAACGACGCTTATCATGGTTCCAAAGCAGCTGTAATGA GTTTCATGGAATGCATGTGTCAAGAATTGAGCCACCATAATAACGATTTAACATTTTTGGCATTCTCTCCAATTAGAGAATGCAG TACATTGAAAGAGAGTGAAGAACGAGTGGCCAAGAACATTGTGAAAGCAGTACAGACCAATCAGTATAATATGAGCGTCAGCTGGATATCCAAATCGTTGTACCACATAAG TTGTATGATCTACAACGGAATAACGTTGCTCACAGGGTGGACCCACATTCATGGATGCGATTATCACGCGTAA